The Capra hircus breed San Clemente unplaced genomic scaffold, ASM170441v1, whole genome shotgun sequence genome includes a region encoding these proteins:
- the LOC102189016 gene encoding LOW QUALITY PROTEIN: homeobox protein ESX1 (The sequence of the model RefSeq protein was modified relative to this genomic sequence to represent the inferred CDS: deleted 1 base in 1 codon): MDSSHFDVGFHNLGIDEDELHDVEPTLISEVLNGVEDETRSSPEPGEAAAAAAANYFGKAGSNLLDDENRESDENRDDDENREGGENREGGENREGDGGDIELPPQQEEPDPLAIQGPQIAARKPRRCRTVFTQLQLLELERVFHHIQYPDVFAREEIARRLNLAERRVQ, from the exons ATGGACAGCAGCCACTTTGACGTAGGATTCCACAACTTGGGAATCGACGAGGACGAACTGCATG aTGTGGAACCTACCCTGATCTCC GAGGTTTTAAACGGAGTGGAAGATGAAACTCGGTCCTCACCTGAGCCCGGAGAAGCAGCTGCAGCCGCAGCCGCAAACTACTTTGGCAAGGCCGGCTCCAACCTCCTGGACGACGAAAACCGCGAGAGCGACGAAAACCGTGACGACGACGAAAACCGTGAG GGCGGTGAAAACCGTGAGGGCGGTGAAAACCGTGAGGGCGACGGCGGCGATATTGAGCTCCCGCCGCAGCAGGAGGAGCCGGACCCCCTAGCCATCCAGGGCCCCCAGATTGCGGCGAGAAAGCCGCGCCGCTGCCGCACTGTTTTCACCCAGTTGCAGCTGCTGGAGCTGGAGCGAGTTTTCCACCACATTCAATACCCCGACGTGTTTGCACG AGAGGAGATTGCAAGACGTCTGAATTTGGCTGAAAGAAGAGTGCAG